Proteins from one Pithys albifrons albifrons isolate INPA30051 chromosome 2, PitAlb_v1, whole genome shotgun sequence genomic window:
- the PKIB gene encoding cAMP-dependent protein kinase inhibitor beta: MTDVEPVVTDFAASGRAGRRNALPDILGSPAGAGTSDLPHKLAELSVSEDAGAEGGEVPSSKAVLESQEAEGKSNDS; encoded by the exons ATGACTGATGTGGAGCCTGTGGTCACAGATTTTGCAGCATCAGGACGGGCAGGGCGCCGGAATGCCTTACCAGATATCCTGGGCTCTCCTGCTGGTGCTGGGACTTCAGACCTGCCACACAAACTGGCTGAGCTCTCTGTTTCAGAAG AtgcaggagcagagggtggAGAAGTGCCATCATCCAAAGCTGTGCTGGAAAGTCaagaggcagaaggaaaaagcaatgATTCCTAA